A genomic window from Artemia franciscana chromosome 14, ASM3288406v1, whole genome shotgun sequence includes:
- the LOC136035155 gene encoding zinc finger protein 391-like isoform X2: MGELITISEASGIENEIMHSAVHSLDSACQLKLFGPKPIVMVKKLTEKVIAEITAGIWRCGSCTKAEKSLFMLNLHVDTGCEELSPIECDICPAVFRDYRNFVFHFVEHQMEEKRKCPICLREFIGDVSQHFALQGHLSPNLSELHLQRSLSLDFAENHSTSVCFNSFGLDSEADNHNTYLKSSLHSKKHRILKKTHTRIKKYICDVCDKSFSHVSRLKVHQRVHTGEKPFTCDVCEKTFSGSSNLMKHQRVHTGEKPFKCDICEKNFSQSSHLIRHQRIHTGEKPFVCDVCDKTFSVSSNLTKHQRLHTGEKPFKCDICEKSFSQSSHMIDHLRVHTGEKPFRCDICDKSFSTSSSLNKHQRVHTGEKPFKCDICEKTFSESGHLIQHQRVHSGEKPFRCEVCEKTFSVSSSLTQHQRVHTGEKPFMCNVCKKTFSRSSNLTQHQRLHTVYDYLYLLTTRLPVH; encoded by the exons ATGGGTGAACTCATCACCATTTCTGAGGCTTCTGGAATAGAAAATG AGATAATGCATTCAGCTGTACACAGTTTAGACAGTGCGTGTCAACTGAAACTTTTTGGGCCAAAACCAATTGTGATGGTGAAGAAGCTGACAGAGAAGGTTATTGCAGAAATAACAGCTGGTATCTGGCGTTGTGGCTCCTGTACAAAAGCAGAAAAATCGTTATTCATGCTAAATCTTCACGTGGACACTGGCTGTGAAGAACTTTCACCAATAGAGTGTGACATCTGTCCAGCAGTATTTAGGGACtacagaaattttgtttttcatttcgtGGAACATCAAAtggaagagaaaagaaaatgtcCCATTTGTTTGCGTGAGTTTATTGGCGATGTGAGTCAACATTTTGCCTTACAAGGTCATTTGTCACCAAACTTGTCCGAATTACATTTACAAAGAAGTTTATCGCTAGATTTTGCAGAGAATCATTCTACAAGTGTTTGTTTCAATTCATTCGGATTGGATTCTGAAGCTGACAATCATAATACATATCTGAAAAGTTCTTTGCATAGTAAAAAACacagaatattgaaaaaaacgcATACAAGgataaagaaatatatttgtGATGTATGTGATAAGAGCTTTTCTCACGTTAGCCGTTTGAAAGTTCACCAAAGAGTACACACTGGTGAGAAACCCTTTACATGTGATGTAtgtgagaaaactttttctggGTCAAGTAATTTGATGAAGCACCAAAGAGTGCATACTGGAGAGAAACCGTTTAAGTGTGATATATGTGAGAAAAATTTTTCTCAGTCAAGCCATTTGATTAGGCACCAAAGAATACACACTGGTGAGAAACCCTTTGTGTGTGATGTATGTGACAAAACTTTTTCAGTGTCAAGCAATTTGACAAAGCACCAAAGATTACACACTGGTGAGAAACCATTTAAGTGTGACATATGTGAGAAAAGTTTTTCTCAGTCTAGCCACATGATTGACCACTTGAGAGTACACACTGGTGAAAAACCTTTTAGATGTGATATATGTGATAAAAGTTTTTCTACGTCAAGCAGTTTGAATAAGCACCAAAGAGTGCATACTGGTGAGAAACCATTCAAGTGTGATATAtgtgagaaaactttttctgagtcaggccatttgattcagcaccAAAGAGTACACAGTGGCGAGAAACCGTTTAGATGTGAGGTTtgtgagaaaactttttctgtGTCAAGCAGTTTGACTCAGCACCAAAGAGTACACACTGGTGAGAAACCTTTTATGTGTAATGTGTGTAAGAAAACGTTTTCTCGGTCAAGCAATTTGACCCAGCACCAAAGATTACATAcag
- the LOC136035155 gene encoding zinc finger protein 883-like isoform X1 has product MGELITISEASGIENEIMHSAVHSLDSACQLKLFGPKPIVMVKKLTEKVIAEITAGIWRCGSCTKAEKSLFMLNLHVDTGCEELSPIECDICPAVFRDYRNFVFHFVEHQMEEKRKCPICLREFIGDVSQHFALQGHLSPNLSELHLQRSLSLDFAENHSTSVCFNSFGLDSEADNHNTYLKSSLHSKKHRILKKTHTRIKKYICDVCDKSFSHVSRLKVHQRVHTGEKPFTCDVCEKTFSGSSNLMKHQRVHTGEKPFKCDICEKNFSQSSHLIRHQRIHTGEKPFVCDVCDKTFSVSSNLTKHQRLHTGEKPFKCDICEKSFSQSSHMIDHLRVHTGEKPFRCDICDKSFSTSSSLNKHQRVHTGEKPFKCDICEKTFSESGHLIQHQRVHSGEKPFRCEVCEKTFSVSSSLTQHQRVHTGEKPFMCNVCKKTFSRSSNLTQHQRLHTGEKPFKCFLCEKTFSVLCNLIQHQRVHTREKPFKCHICEREYSSKSNLNNHITIHS; this is encoded by the exons ATGGGTGAACTCATCACCATTTCTGAGGCTTCTGGAATAGAAAATG AGATAATGCATTCAGCTGTACACAGTTTAGACAGTGCGTGTCAACTGAAACTTTTTGGGCCAAAACCAATTGTGATGGTGAAGAAGCTGACAGAGAAGGTTATTGCAGAAATAACAGCTGGTATCTGGCGTTGTGGCTCCTGTACAAAAGCAGAAAAATCGTTATTCATGCTAAATCTTCACGTGGACACTGGCTGTGAAGAACTTTCACCAATAGAGTGTGACATCTGTCCAGCAGTATTTAGGGACtacagaaattttgtttttcatttcgtGGAACATCAAAtggaagagaaaagaaaatgtcCCATTTGTTTGCGTGAGTTTATTGGCGATGTGAGTCAACATTTTGCCTTACAAGGTCATTTGTCACCAAACTTGTCCGAATTACATTTACAAAGAAGTTTATCGCTAGATTTTGCAGAGAATCATTCTACAAGTGTTTGTTTCAATTCATTCGGATTGGATTCTGAAGCTGACAATCATAATACATATCTGAAAAGTTCTTTGCATAGTAAAAAACacagaatattgaaaaaaacgcATACAAGgataaagaaatatatttgtGATGTATGTGATAAGAGCTTTTCTCACGTTAGCCGTTTGAAAGTTCACCAAAGAGTACACACTGGTGAGAAACCCTTTACATGTGATGTAtgtgagaaaactttttctggGTCAAGTAATTTGATGAAGCACCAAAGAGTGCATACTGGAGAGAAACCGTTTAAGTGTGATATATGTGAGAAAAATTTTTCTCAGTCAAGCCATTTGATTAGGCACCAAAGAATACACACTGGTGAGAAACCCTTTGTGTGTGATGTATGTGACAAAACTTTTTCAGTGTCAAGCAATTTGACAAAGCACCAAAGATTACACACTGGTGAGAAACCATTTAAGTGTGACATATGTGAGAAAAGTTTTTCTCAGTCTAGCCACATGATTGACCACTTGAGAGTACACACTGGTGAAAAACCTTTTAGATGTGATATATGTGATAAAAGTTTTTCTACGTCAAGCAGTTTGAATAAGCACCAAAGAGTGCATACTGGTGAGAAACCATTCAAGTGTGATATAtgtgagaaaactttttctgagtcaggccatttgattcagcaccAAAGAGTACACAGTGGCGAGAAACCGTTTAGATGTGAGGTTtgtgagaaaactttttctgtGTCAAGCAGTTTGACTCAGCACCAAAGAGTACACACTGGTGAGAAACCTTTTATGTGTAATGTGTGTAAGAAAACGTTTTCTCGGTCAAGCAATTTGACCCAGCACCAAAGATTACATAcaggtgagaaaccgtttaagtgttttttatgtgaaaaaactttttctgtcTTATGCAATTTGATTCAGCACCAAAGAGTGCACACTAGGGAGAAACCATTTAAGTGTCATATATGCGAGAGAGAATATTCTTCTAAATCAAATCTCAATAATCATATAACAATCCATTCTTAG